A genome region from Gaiellales bacterium includes the following:
- a CDS encoding MerR family transcriptional regulator: MIEASTTFRIGELARRVGTTPRAVRYYEELGLLPGRDRPEGGHRIYDDHDEQRLRDVLHVRTLLGLSLVELREWMDAEDARARLRERWQELTSADEGTRAQIIREGLDHVDTQISLVRARLTDLERLEDDLAAKRRRLRSMLAEMEQPA; the protein is encoded by the coding sequence GTGATCGAGGCATCCACGACATTCCGGATCGGCGAGCTTGCCCGGCGCGTGGGCACCACGCCGCGCGCCGTGCGCTACTACGAGGAGCTGGGCCTGCTGCCCGGTCGAGACCGGCCGGAGGGCGGCCACCGCATCTACGACGACCACGACGAGCAGCGGCTGCGAGACGTGTTGCACGTCCGCACGCTGCTCGGCCTGTCTCTCGTCGAGCTGCGTGAGTGGATGGACGCCGAGGATGCCCGCGCACGGCTGCGCGAACGCTGGCAGGAGCTGACCAGCGCGGACGAGGGCACCCGCGCGCAGATCATCCGCGAGGGGCTCGACCACGTCGACACCCAGATCTCACTGGTGCGAGCCCGGCTCACCGACCTGGAGCGGCTCGAGGACGATCTGGCAGCCAAGCGGCGCCGGTTGCGCTCGATGCTCGCCGAGATGGAGCAGCCCGCGTGA
- the miaA gene encoding tRNA (adenosine(37)-N6)-dimethylallyltransferase MiaA, whose amino-acid sequence MTRVIAVFGPTAAGKTAAAVRLAHALGAEIVNCDAMQLYAGLPVLTNQPSEQERDGVPHHLLAVWPLGHEGSVVEYGRLAREAIAGIRSRGHDAVVVGGSGLYLRAALAPLDVPPQPRPGDRERFERLYDRDGAHAAHALLERRDPRAAGVVHRNDRRRVVRALELTEIGASLAPESSSLWAPAHGDSVVLGLEVAPDEIRRRIAERTRSMFERGVEDEVREALGGPVSRTAARIHGLQDVAALLAGEIDREEAIRRLDVRTRRYAKRQRAWMRRLPGLRPVAPDAVVPERVAG is encoded by the coding sequence GTGACGCGCGTGATCGCCGTGTTCGGGCCGACCGCGGCCGGGAAGACGGCAGCCGCGGTGCGGCTCGCGCACGCGCTCGGCGCCGAGATCGTCAACTGCGACGCGATGCAGCTCTACGCCGGACTGCCGGTCCTGACGAACCAGCCGTCCGAGCAGGAGCGGGACGGCGTGCCGCATCACCTGCTGGCGGTCTGGCCGCTTGGCCACGAGGGGTCGGTGGTTGAGTACGGCCGTCTCGCGCGCGAGGCGATCGCCGGCATCCGGTCGCGCGGGCACGACGCGGTGGTCGTCGGCGGCAGCGGCCTCTACCTGCGCGCCGCGCTCGCGCCGCTGGACGTCCCGCCGCAGCCGCGCCCCGGCGACCGCGAGCGGTTCGAGCGCCTCTACGACCGCGACGGAGCGCACGCGGCGCACGCGCTGCTCGAGCGCCGGGATCCCCGCGCGGCCGGCGTCGTGCACCGCAACGACCGGCGGCGGGTCGTGCGCGCGCTCGAGCTGACCGAGATCGGCGCCTCGCTTGCTCCGGAGTCGAGCTCTCTCTGGGCCCCCGCACACGGCGATTCGGTGGTGCTCGGCCTCGAGGTTGCGCCGGACGAGATCCGCCGAAGAATCGCCGAGCGCACGCGCAGCATGTTCGAGCGCGGGGTGGAGGACGAGGTGCGCGAAGCGCTCGGCGGCCCGGTCTCGCGGACCGCCGCGCGCATCCACGGGCTGCAGGATGTCGCCGCCCTGCTGGCCGGCGAGATCGACCGCGAAGAGGCGATCCGGCGGCTCGACGTGCGCACCCGCCGGTACGCGAAGCGCCAGCGGGCCTGGATGCGTCGGCTGCCCGGGCTGCGGCCGGTGGCGCCGGACGCGGTGGTGCCCGAGCGGGTGGCAGGGTGA
- a CDS encoding LL-diaminopimelate aminotransferase, which yields MRIAKRVTQLPPYLFAELERKIEEKRKAGVDVISLGIGDPDLPTPDAVVAEGQRQLARPDTHQYPSNRGRPAFREAVADFYRRRFGVDLDPETEVLPLLGGKEGIAHICWAMLDPGDVCLAADPGYPVYTSGPFLCGAEAVLMPLKAATGFQPDLEAITAEHRSRANLLFCNYPNNPTGAVIEDDFFERLARFGLEHEIPVVHDNAYSEITFDGYVAPSFLQAPGAKEAGIEMFSLSKAYNMTGWRVGAAVGNADMIHALWKLKTNIDSGMFDAVQMAGVRALGEGGSVAREMCEVYRRRRDLAVSALQAVGIEVEPPRGTMYIWVPAPASHTSVSFTELVLEQAGVVVSPGSSFGPNGEGYVRLSLTLPDARLREAVERIERHLRVAV from the coding sequence GTGAGGATCGCGAAGCGCGTGACCCAGCTGCCGCCGTACCTGTTCGCCGAGCTGGAGCGGAAGATCGAGGAGAAGCGCAAGGCGGGGGTGGACGTGATCTCGCTCGGGATTGGGGATCCCGACCTGCCGACACCGGACGCCGTGGTCGCGGAGGGGCAGCGCCAGCTGGCGCGCCCCGACACCCACCAGTACCCCTCCAACAGGGGACGGCCGGCCTTCCGGGAGGCCGTCGCCGACTTCTACCGGCGACGGTTCGGGGTCGACCTCGACCCTGAGACCGAGGTGCTGCCCCTGCTCGGCGGCAAGGAGGGGATCGCGCACATCTGCTGGGCGATGCTCGACCCGGGTGACGTGTGCCTCGCGGCGGATCCCGGCTACCCGGTGTACACCTCGGGGCCGTTCCTCTGCGGAGCGGAAGCTGTGTTGATGCCGCTCAAAGCCGCAACCGGCTTCCAGCCGGACCTGGAGGCGATCACCGCCGAGCACCGGTCGCGCGCGAACCTGCTGTTCTGCAACTACCCGAACAACCCGACCGGCGCAGTCATCGAGGACGACTTCTTCGAGCGTCTGGCACGGTTCGGGCTCGAGCACGAGATCCCGGTCGTGCACGACAACGCGTACTCCGAGATCACCTTCGACGGCTACGTCGCACCGAGCTTCCTCCAGGCGCCTGGGGCAAAGGAGGCAGGCATCGAGATGTTCTCGCTGTCGAAGGCCTACAACATGACCGGCTGGCGCGTCGGTGCTGCGGTCGGCAATGCGGACATGATCCACGCGCTCTGGAAGCTGAAGACGAACATCGACTCCGGGATGTTCGACGCCGTCCAGATGGCCGGCGTGCGAGCGCTGGGGGAGGGCGGCTCGGTCGCGCGTGAGATGTGCGAGGTGTACCGCCGCCGCCGCGATCTCGCAGTATCGGCACTGCAGGCCGTCGGCATCGAGGTGGAGCCGCCGCGCGGCACGATGTACATCTGGGTGCCGGCCCCCGCGAGCCACACCTCCGTGTCGTTCACCGAGCTGGTGCTCGAGCAGGCCGGTGTGGTCGTCTCGCCCGGGTCGTCGTTCGGCCCGAACGGGGAAGGGTATGTCCGGCTCTCGCTCACGCTCCCGGATGCCCGGCTCCGCGAGGCCGTGGAGCGGATCGAGCGGCATCTCCGCGTGGCTGTCTGA
- the miaB gene encoding tRNA (N6-isopentenyl adenosine(37)-C2)-methylthiotransferase MiaB produces the protein MGDQPMHRRYHVQTFGCQMNVHDSERMKGLLESLGLGEAADPADADLLLFNTCTIREKADDRFVAHLMEARAAKQRDPDKVIVVGGCWSESIKDELFERYPFVDLAFGPGAIHKLGDYIRAGGDVPPGHFSTFDAFAGHLPGKRERRHQAWLQISQGCNSRCSYCIVPSVRGREQSRTMDDLVGEATALAADGVRELTLLGQNVNSWGRDLPPAVRAGFGDLLRALDAVEGVDRIRFTSPHPKDMRDDVIAAIAECAAVCEHVHLPLQSGSSRVLKAMRRTYNRERYLSLVDRIRSSVPGIALTTDIIVGFPGETEGDFQETLDVVDEVGYDHAFTFVYSPRRGTEAATMADQVPDEVKSERIVRLVEAVQRHAATRNAALVGTVQEVLVEGPSRTDPDVLRGRTRGNKTTLFRGDAPEGDLVAVEIERATSQTLSGRQAAAVAA, from the coding sequence ATGGGCGACCAGCCGATGCACCGCCGCTACCACGTCCAGACCTTCGGGTGCCAGATGAACGTCCACGACTCGGAGCGGATGAAGGGCCTGCTGGAGTCGCTGGGACTGGGGGAGGCCGCCGATCCGGCCGACGCCGACCTGCTGCTGTTCAACACCTGCACCATCCGCGAGAAGGCGGACGACCGCTTCGTCGCCCACCTGATGGAGGCGCGTGCCGCAAAGCAGCGCGACCCCGACAAGGTGATCGTCGTGGGCGGCTGCTGGTCGGAGTCGATCAAGGACGAGCTGTTCGAGCGCTACCCGTTCGTCGACCTCGCGTTCGGCCCGGGCGCGATCCACAAGCTCGGGGACTACATCCGGGCCGGGGGCGATGTCCCCCCCGGGCACTTCTCGACGTTCGACGCCTTCGCCGGCCATCTGCCCGGGAAGCGCGAGCGCCGCCACCAGGCCTGGCTGCAGATCTCCCAGGGCTGCAACTCGCGGTGCAGCTACTGCATCGTGCCCAGCGTGCGAGGCCGCGAGCAGAGCCGCACCATGGACGACCTCGTCGGCGAGGCGACCGCCCTGGCGGCCGATGGCGTCCGCGAGCTGACCCTGCTCGGCCAGAACGTCAACTCCTGGGGTCGCGACCTCCCGCCCGCCGTCCGCGCCGGGTTCGGCGACCTGCTCCGGGCGCTCGACGCCGTCGAGGGCGTCGACCGGATCCGCTTCACCAGCCCGCATCCCAAGGACATGCGGGACGACGTGATCGCGGCGATCGCAGAGTGCGCCGCCGTCTGCGAGCACGTGCACCTCCCGCTCCAGTCCGGCTCGTCCCGCGTCCTCAAGGCGATGCGCCGCACGTACAACCGCGAGCGCTACCTCTCGCTGGTCGACCGGATCCGCAGCTCCGTACCGGGCATCGCGCTGACGACCGACATCATCGTGGGCTTCCCCGGCGAGACCGAGGGAGACTTCCAGGAGACGCTCGATGTCGTCGACGAGGTCGGCTACGACCACGCGTTCACCTTCGTCTACTCACCTCGCCGCGGCACGGAGGCGGCGACCATGGCCGATCAGGTGCCCGATGAGGTGAAGAGCGAGCGCATCGTCCGGCTCGTGGAGGCTGTTCAGCGGCATGCGGCCACCCGCAACGCCGCGCTCGTCGGCACCGTGCAGGAGGTGCTGGTCGAGGGGCCGAGCCGGACCGACCCGGACGTCCTGCGGGGCCGCACGAGAGGCAACAAGACGACGCTCTTCCGGGGCGACGCGCCGGAGGGCGATCTCGTCGCCGTCGAGATCGAGCGGGCGACCTCGCAGACGCTCTCCGGCCGCCAGGCCGCCGCCGTCGCGGCGTGA
- a CDS encoding HAMP domain-containing sensor histidine kinase, with translation MLRSLRTRLALLFAGTLLLATVIAGAASIRLYQSYNRDQTSRELRKQVVGAADYFSKAAVGFGGHNRRAPTGFTVDQFQHICSCKLLWEGQLPPFPTKSNLLEFAGNGTKLDWRRMHQGEAETFQFIPPDQSRTYLGAAAPLTVDGLPLGAIVMAKPLADVNSAWTKVAVRVAAGTGIGLLVAFVLATLVARRITRPLKEIGAAADRVARGDLEVNVAGRDTADDELGQLAHRFQGMVNRLREVDELERNFLMRVTHELRTPVTAISGHVQAMTEGLVGPEDLDASLGAVGEEVRRIGRLVDDLLDLTRLEAHQFRLVREEVGLEALLEQAASSFRDRARSNDVSFDALTAGAPTVLSDGDRVLQIVSNLLDNAFRWTPRKGTVTLSYAAANGTTAIHISDTGPGIPAADQDAVFHPFYSRRGEGGTGLGLSIGRELAHALGGRLTVDSEPGQGTTFTLSLPSSQLNGDGRTA, from the coding sequence ATGCTTCGGTCGCTTAGGACACGGCTCGCCCTTCTCTTCGCCGGGACGCTGCTGCTGGCGACGGTGATCGCCGGCGCCGCGTCGATCCGCCTCTACCAGTCCTACAACCGCGACCAGACCTCGCGCGAGCTGCGCAAGCAGGTCGTCGGCGCGGCCGACTACTTCAGCAAGGCCGCGGTCGGCTTCGGCGGGCACAATCGGCGGGCGCCCACCGGGTTCACGGTGGATCAGTTTCAGCACATCTGCAGCTGCAAGCTGCTGTGGGAGGGCCAGCTTCCGCCCTTCCCGACGAAGTCGAACCTGCTCGAGTTCGCCGGCAACGGCACCAAGCTCGACTGGAGACGGATGCACCAGGGCGAGGCGGAGACCTTCCAGTTCATCCCGCCCGACCAGTCGCGGACGTATCTGGGCGCGGCGGCACCGCTGACGGTCGACGGCCTGCCGCTGGGCGCGATCGTGATGGCCAAGCCGCTGGCCGACGTGAACAGCGCGTGGACGAAGGTGGCCGTTCGGGTCGCCGCGGGCACGGGCATCGGGCTGCTGGTCGCGTTCGTCCTGGCGACGCTCGTCGCGCGGCGCATCACCCGCCCGCTGAAGGAGATCGGCGCGGCCGCCGACCGGGTCGCGCGTGGCGACCTCGAGGTCAACGTCGCCGGCCGGGACACGGCCGACGACGAGCTGGGCCAGCTCGCACACCGCTTCCAGGGCATGGTCAACCGCCTGCGCGAGGTGGACGAGCTCGAGCGCAACTTCCTGATGCGCGTCACCCACGAGCTGCGCACGCCCGTCACGGCCATCTCCGGCCACGTGCAGGCGATGACCGAGGGCCTCGTCGGTCCCGAGGACTTGGATGCATCGCTCGGCGCCGTCGGCGAGGAGGTGCGCCGCATCGGGCGGCTGGTCGACGACCTGCTCGACCTCACGCGCCTCGAGGCGCACCAGTTCCGGCTGGTGCGCGAGGAGGTCGGCCTGGAGGCGCTGCTCGAGCAGGCCGCCTCGTCCTTCCGCGACCGTGCGCGGTCGAACGACGTCTCCTTCGATGCGCTGACCGCGGGCGCGCCGACGGTGCTCTCGGACGGCGACCGCGTACTGCAGATCGTGTCCAACCTGCTCGACAATGCGTTTCGCTGGACGCCGCGCAAGGGCACGGTAACGCTCAGCTATGCGGCGGCGAACGGCACCACGGCGATCCACATCTCGGACACCGGCCCCGGCATCCCCGCCGCGGACCAGGACGCGGTGTTCCACCCGTTCTACAGCCGGCGGGGCGAGGGCGGCACCGGTCTCGGCCTGTCCATCGGGCGCGAGCTGGCGCACGCGCTGGGCGGGCGCCTGACGGTGGACAGCGAGCCCGGTCAGGGGACGACCTTCACGCTGTCGCTGCCCTCGTCGCAGCTCAACGGCGACGGCCGGACGGCCTGA
- the dapF gene encoding diaminopimelate epimerase has product MRFEKWHGIGNAYLVIEQADLPVEPTAARVERICHADLGAGGDGILLISGDSGRPRVRIFNPDGGEAEFSGNGTRIAAGYLMQRDGVDRVDMTTIKGPIRGERHGDVITIDAGRAALESGDHRPDGGPPPADRYTFVSIGNPHCVIEVDDPEPLDLAAVGRPIEHHAWFPNRTNVEFYRPLSEHDIRMRVWERGAGETLSSGSGSSAAAVAAVVNGRARSPVTVHLDGGDLTIDVSDDLDVRLTGPVEPILRGTFDGAFLRSLEQL; this is encoded by the coding sequence ATGCGGTTCGAGAAGTGGCACGGCATCGGCAACGCCTACCTCGTGATCGAGCAGGCCGACCTTCCCGTCGAGCCGACCGCCGCGCGGGTCGAGCGGATCTGCCATGCGGACCTCGGCGCCGGCGGCGACGGCATCCTGCTGATCTCCGGCGACTCAGGCCGCCCGCGGGTGCGCATCTTCAACCCCGACGGCGGCGAGGCCGAGTTCTCCGGCAACGGCACGCGCATCGCCGCCGGATACCTGATGCAGCGCGACGGCGTCGACCGCGTCGACATGACCACAATCAAGGGCCCGATACGCGGAGAGCGCCACGGCGACGTGATCACGATCGACGCGGGCCGCGCCGCGCTCGAGTCGGGCGACCACCGGCCGGACGGCGGCCCGCCGCCGGCCGACCGGTACACGTTCGTGTCAATCGGGAACCCCCACTGCGTGATCGAGGTCGACGACCCCGAGCCGCTCGATCTGGCGGCCGTCGGGCGGCCGATCGAGCACCATGCCTGGTTCCCGAACCGCACGAACGTCGAGTTCTACCGACCGCTCTCCGAGCACGACATCCGCATGCGGGTCTGGGAGCGCGGCGCCGGCGAGACGCTGTCGTCGGGGAGCGGCTCGAGCGCGGCCGCCGTTGCCGCCGTCGTCAACGGCCGGGCGCGGTCGCCGGTGACGGTGCACCTGGACGGCGGTGACCTGACGATTGACGTCTCCGACGACCTCGACGTGCGCCTGACCGGCCCGGTCGAGCCGATCCTGCGCGGAACGTTCGACGGAGCGTTCCTCCGCTCGCTGGAGCAGCTGTGA
- a CDS encoding response regulator transcription factor, with protein sequence MAEKILIVEDERNIASFVSMYLKNARYQVEIARDGGEALLKAENVKPDLVVLDLMLPDIDGLEVCRQIRSTSDVPILMLTARDDDIDKIVGLEVGADDYLTKPFNPRELVARIKSILRRATQTQKSGRPPEAVMEHGAIKIDAGRREVTVSGEQVQLAPKEFDLLWELLDHRGLVLTRDQLLERVWGYTFAGDTRTVDVHVRQLRRKLGDECPVATVWGVGYKVADDASVA encoded by the coding sequence ATGGCTGAGAAGATCCTCATCGTCGAGGACGAGCGCAACATCGCGTCCTTCGTCTCGATGTACCTGAAGAACGCGAGGTACCAGGTCGAGATCGCCCGCGACGGCGGCGAGGCGCTGCTCAAGGCCGAGAACGTCAAGCCGGACCTGGTCGTGCTCGATCTGATGCTGCCGGACATCGACGGGCTCGAGGTCTGCCGCCAGATCCGCTCGACCTCGGACGTGCCGATCCTGATGCTGACCGCCCGCGACGACGACATCGACAAGATCGTCGGCCTCGAGGTGGGTGCGGACGACTACCTGACCAAGCCGTTCAATCCGCGCGAGCTGGTGGCCCGGATCAAGTCGATCCTGCGCCGCGCGACCCAGACCCAGAAGAGCGGCCGGCCGCCGGAGGCCGTCATGGAGCACGGCGCGATCAAGATCGACGCCGGTCGCCGCGAGGTGACCGTGAGCGGCGAGCAGGTGCAGCTCGCGCCGAAGGAGTTCGACCTGCTCTGGGAGCTGCTCGACCACCGCGGGCTGGTGTTGACGCGCGACCAGCTGCTCGAGCGGGTGTGGGGCTACACGTTTGCCGGCGATACGCGCACGGTGGACGTGCACGTGCGCCAGCTTCGCCGGAAGCTCGGCGACGAGTGCCCGGTCGCCACCGTCTGGGGCGTCGGGTACAAGGTCGCTGACGATGCTTCGGTCGCTTAG
- a CDS encoding MFS transporter, with product MDDHGFLVATAVLVVSFGRVGDIYGRVRMFTTGFALFTLFSLLLAVTWMTGSHGALWLIAMRIGQGVGGAFLFANSSAIITDAFPHDQRGTALGVNAVAGIAGSFIGLVLGGLLGPVSWRLVFLVSVPVGLFGTIWSWRKLEERGIRQPARIDWWGNVTFASGLIAVLVAITYGIQPYGGHTMGWTSPKVVAALVAGVVLLTAFAVIEMRTEDAMFRLSLFRMRPFSFGNLATLLASLGRGGLMFMLIIWLQGIWLPLHGYSFSETPLWAGIYMLPLTVGFLVAGPASGWLSDHFGARPFATGGMLIAAVAFYLFERLPVNFAYPQFAGLLLLVGVGMGLFASPNQAGIMNSLPPDRRGAGAGMMTTFQNSAMVLSIGIFFSLMILGLAGSLPGTMDAGLRAQGVSAADAHRISQLPPVGLLFASFLGYNPMHELLRGSLGQLGAHHAAFLTSREYFPTLISKPFSEGLREAFDFAIAACLIAAVASWFRGGKYVHVPEEHARPAVESVEGELAVASDGD from the coding sequence GTGGATGATCATGGCTTCCTGGTCGCGACCGCCGTGCTCGTCGTCAGCTTCGGCCGCGTCGGCGACATCTACGGCCGCGTCCGCATGTTCACCACGGGATTCGCGTTGTTCACGCTGTTCTCGCTGCTGCTCGCCGTGACGTGGATGACCGGCAGCCACGGCGCCCTGTGGCTGATCGCGATGCGCATCGGCCAGGGTGTCGGCGGCGCGTTCCTGTTCGCGAACTCGTCGGCGATCATCACCGACGCCTTCCCGCACGACCAGCGAGGGACGGCGCTCGGCGTGAACGCCGTCGCCGGGATCGCGGGCTCGTTCATCGGCCTCGTGCTCGGGGGGCTGCTCGGCCCCGTCAGCTGGCGCCTCGTCTTCCTGGTCTCGGTTCCGGTCGGGCTGTTCGGGACGATCTGGTCGTGGCGCAAGCTCGAGGAGCGCGGCATCCGACAGCCCGCGCGGATCGACTGGTGGGGCAACGTCACGTTCGCCTCCGGGCTGATCGCGGTGCTGGTCGCGATCACCTACGGCATCCAGCCCTACGGCGGGCACACGATGGGCTGGACGAGCCCGAAGGTGGTCGCGGCGCTGGTGGCCGGCGTCGTGCTGCTCACCGCGTTCGCGGTCATCGAGATGCGCACCGAGGACGCCATGTTCCGCCTCTCCCTGTTTCGGATGAGACCGTTCTCGTTCGGCAACCTGGCGACGCTGCTGGCCTCGCTCGGCCGCGGCGGGCTGATGTTCATGCTGATCATCTGGCTCCAGGGGATCTGGCTGCCGCTGCACGGCTACAGCTTTTCCGAGACGCCGCTCTGGGCAGGCATCTACATGCTGCCGCTCACCGTCGGCTTCCTCGTCGCCGGCCCCGCGTCCGGCTGGCTCTCCGACCACTTCGGCGCCCGACCGTTCGCGACCGGCGGGATGCTGATCGCCGCCGTCGCCTTCTACCTGTTCGAGCGGCTTCCCGTGAACTTCGCGTACCCGCAGTTCGCCGGCCTGCTGCTGCTCGTCGGCGTCGGCATGGGGCTGTTCGCGTCGCCCAACCAGGCGGGCATCATGAACAGCCTGCCGCCCGATCGCCGCGGGGCCGGCGCCGGGATGATGACGACGTTCCAGAACTCCGCGATGGTGCTGTCGATCGGCATCTTCTTCAGCCTGATGATCCTCGGGCTCGCCGGCTCGCTGCCCGGGACGATGGACGCCGGCCTCCGCGCCCAGGGCGTCAGCGCCGCGGACGCCCACCGCATCTCGCAGCTGCCGCCGGTCGGTCTGCTGTTCGCGTCGTTCCTCGGCTACAACCCGATGCACGAGCTGCTGCGCGGCTCGCTGGGACAGCTCGGCGCGCACCACGCCGCGTTCCTCACCAGCCGCGAGTACTTCCCGACGCTGATCTCGAAGCCGTTCTCCGAGGGGCTGCGGGAGGCGTTCGACTTCGCCATCGCCGCCTGTCTGATCGCTGCGGTCGCGTCGTGGTTCCGGGGCGGCAAGTACGTGCACGTGCCCGAGGAGCACGCGCGGCCGGCCGTCGAGTCGGTCGAGGGCGAGCTCGCAGTCGCCTCCGACGGCGACTGA